DNA from Strigops habroptila isolate Jane chromosome 2, bStrHab1.2.pri, whole genome shotgun sequence:
AAGGATTCCTACCTTAAGGTGGGCAGGAAAGAAGTCACTGGAGGCAGCATCCTGCATTTCTACCAAACTCCTTTCAACCTCCAGACCCACACAGGGCAACTGGGTCAGAGAAACCAAACAAGAATCAAGCCTTTGGCTCTATAGGGGTTGAGCATCCCACCATACATAACTAACCAGAGAAAGGTGAGGTGTATCTGAAATCGGATTAAATGGAGTTGAAATTTCTCCCCACAGCAGAATTTCTAAGTAATTTCTTGGACAGAGTGCAAGTCAGGAGTCTGtacaagctttctttttttgcacttTAGCAGGCAGACACCAGGGTTTTCAGCATAGAGACAAGTGACTATATATATTAGATTTAAATTAGTGCCATAATCGCATACAAAATTTTACAATAAGGCAGTAGGCAAGTGAATTAGCTAaaaggatggggaagaaaaagaaccccaaacaaaataacCCTAAAACCACCCCACAActcttttccagggaaaaaaaaaaggaagagagaactTGAGTGAAGGGATAATTACTGTCCCTGTCAAGGGACACACCAGACTTTAGCCAGTTAAGTGTGAATGTTCCACATTTCTCCTACAGGAAGAGCTCAAGAACACCTAAATATTCATATTCCAGGCAAGATTTCCATATGAGAAGGCAGACATCTACAGAGAACTGCAAAGACAGATTTACACATACAAATCAGCTAACATGGGTAAATGTATACGAGCAATCATGGTTTAGCAAACTGCAGCATCTATTTTAAATCTTCACAGTTTACTTTCAAATAAGTGGTAGCGATGGAGCTGAGGGGAAGGGATAGAGTAAAGGCAGCCTTCCAGCTTATCAGTGGCTTGCAGCCCAGATCTGTGCTAGGAGTCACTGCTCACCCATTCCATGAAATTGGATGATCCTTCActagtttaaaaatagaaattcgGTACCATCTTTCCTTTAACCACGAGACAAGTACATTTAGTGTACAGTACGCAGTCATAAGTTACATCCCTGCTTTCTGTTCAGTATCCCCACCAAGCAGATTTACATTTGTGCAACTTGCGACAGCAAAAACCAGTCTCAAAGCAGCTGAGCACCATCTAGCGTCCAGTGCTGACCGCACAGGCAAAGCGCAAGCCAGCCTGGAGACCTCAATACATTGTGCCAAACATCATTTGGATTTAACTATCTTTTGCTAGATTAATGTCTgtaaacaggaaagaaactgaaaactcCATGATTTATACTTCACCTGGAATTTCCTTACTTCCCTGAATAGCTTTTGTGACTGTAAAAGCACAATACTTGCTATTTTTAGAAAGGATTTTTAAGAAACTAACTTGTATTGACTTTGGCATCGAAACAATAATACTTAATTACTTCTAAAGTGTCCAACGATTCTCCCAAATGGAACATGAACTGGATGTGCGTTTATCTCACTGATTAATATTAAGCTAAGTTGATGATCAAATTAGACCTATACAAGTGTAATTTAGAACTTAGTATCATTATAGAACAATTAACTGTTAGTGACATCAAACCAGCCAATATCACACAGTGAGCCAGGAGACCAGATCCCAGCAGGACTTATCAGTTCTGGCAATTTTTAGCAAACAGGCTACATGTTGATAACACATAAAATAAGGTCACATGGAACCTGTACTGGTCATGCTGGTAACACTATTAAAAATCGCTGGCACTCTGTGCTACTCAGAACAAAACCCTCTTCTAATGATCTTACTCACAGGCAAATTAATTGTACAACAGTCAGCATTACAAAAAAGTCAAATTGTTAATTTTTGGTAAAAAAAGCCAAGATAAAATAGCCCCAGGTCATACATCTTTGGCCATTACTGCAATTACTGACATAAACTAGTACAGACAAATGCAAAACTGAGCTCACAGATAGGCATTCTTCCTCTATGGTACAAGGTTTTCCCCCCTAAATTCAAGTTCATGGAATTTGGAATGAGTTACTGGTTTGAAACAACAGGTCCAGCCCCTGTGTTATGAAATCATATCACATTCAGAAAGAGCTCCAATTACCAGGAAACACACAGTTACATATATACACTGTTAAATTATTGTtttcaataattatttttgattACTGCAAACATATCTCTCTAGcaataacaaagcaaaactgcatGCTTTCATCAAGTCTTACTTCTGTACAAACATTTCatagtttttttcttattcagtgCCTCTTTCAACAGGAAATAGGGTAAGTAAAGAACTGAGAAAGCAAGACAAGTCCTTACCTGTGAACAAGTGTGTTCTTCAGACCACGAATTAGGTTCCGTGCAATAGTTCTCACTCGAGGTGTGAGAATTGCTTGAGAAACATGAAAAGTCCCATAACGACTTCGTTCCTCAAGAGTGGTCTCCAGGAACTGTAACAGTTTGCGCACATTGGTTGTATTAGCCCATGGTGCTGGCATTTTATTCCCTGGCCACAGGAAGGGGTATTCCTGACACAGACGGTAGTGGTAGAATATAAGAACctaacagaacaaagaaaaaggagaaataaacaaaatgtcACAACtacattatttatattaaacCAGGATGTTGCATTGGTTTATGCTTATGAAGTACTGCAGGAGCTAGCATAGCAGTGAAAAAAGGACCAAGCAAAATAAGAAGCTGCTCCTGAATCACAAGTGTCAGTAGCTTTGTTGCACTATTGCCAACAAAGAAAATGGGGATCAGTTTGGTTAGCTATGAAGACAAGATTGCTTCAGACTTTATGGGTCATCAGTTTAACACGAAATAGTTGCCAAGAATATACTGAAATGCCATTCAAAGAATTCAgcttaaaagcatttcagagcacTGTCAAAGACTATTACATCTATACTGGAAGTTGAGGATTTTTAGCAGTCTTGCCATTTTTCTGCGTAACTGCTATTAAGTGGCTTAAAAGTACCAGGCTGACTGGCCTAACAGCATTCCACTCACACTTACCGCATGAGATGCCAAAGTCAGTCTTGCTGTCAGCAAATTCTTCTCCAAAtgaaatgtcagtattttatGCTTTGTAAGGTGGTTCCCTTTAAGAAGATAGCTTCAAGATGCAACACCTTTTATTAACAccctgtcctggtttcagctacaagttatttttcttcccagtagctggtgcagtgtggtgttttggcttcagtctgagaacaatgctgataacacactgatgttttagttgttcctCAGTAGcaccctgatcaaggacttttcagtctctcatgctctgccagtgaggaggggcacaagaagctgagagggagcagagacaggacacctgacccaaactagccaaaggggtattccataccactgcacatcatgcccagtacataaactaGGGGAAGTTACCCAGAAAGgactgatcactgctcaggtcaaGCTGGGTATCAGCcagtgggtgatgagcaattgtattgtgcatcacttgggttttctgagctttcatttcttctcttgttgtttcctattatcatcattattgctattgttggtattctttccattatcactgtattttagtttttaaactgttcttatctcaacccatggggtttacattctcTTGattctcctgcccatcccaCCCAGGAGGAGACAGGGGAGGGGCATGGTGAGCAAATGGTTGTGTGGTGCCAAGTTACTGCCTGGGTCTAAACCACAACACATCCAAACTTAGATGATTGATTTTGGAGCCTAGCACTGACAGCATCAGTTGAGAAAAATTCCTCAAAGCTTCATGTATTTTAACAGTCTAAGAACTATGTGCCATTGCTGAAATCCTGTTCTCAATTTGTATGTATGCATGGGAGCTGTTACCACAGAGAAGAGGCGCTTAACCTTGCTGCTACATATCTGGATGGCTGCAAAGGAGCTAAGAAATTCTGTACCATACCTTAGACACATCAAAACTTATATGCTTCACATTGGCCTAAAAAGTGACAGTTTATCAAATCCTCACCAACACAAGTCAGCACTAGATGctcttccagaagagaaagccATTTGTAAGAAGCATAAGACTCAAGGATGCTATCATTTAATTAGCATGCTTGGAAGACAGAGCCTGGATGAAGGGGCTCCACAGCCACGCTAAGTGAAGGGAAACATGCATACTACATAAAGGAGGCCCTAGCAGGCTTCAAATATGACTGTCAGCAGCATCCTTGGTCCAATACCTCTGAGAATGACACCCAGCTTCTCTATTTAAATCTTAACCTTTTGGGTTTGAAAAAACATCACACAGCCTGTCCCTACCTGGTGTTTCTTCTCCCACATGTATTGTAAAGTCACGTATTCTACACATTCAACAGAACAAAGTTTGGATCCAAACGCTGAGCGGATCCTGTTGATCAAGAAGAAGTGATGGCTGTCATCCATGGCGTAGAAGTGATTGAAATCTAAGAAGATTACTTCCTTGGGGTGCTGCTCAAGAAAGGTGTTAATTTCCTTCAGCCCATCCCATACTTTGATGCCAAACAAGCCATGTATGAAATAAATCTCTTGTCCTATTTCCCCAGGTTTGGAAGATACACGAAGATCAAAGTAGCGGATCCCactttccagctgctctttgAAAGTCAGATTTTGAGTCACTGACCATTTCTTCATGATCTTCTTAACCAAAGAAATTCTGGCCAGACGTTTGATAGCTGTGGCTTGGTCGGGTCCCACAGGAGATTTCTCATCAACCCAGTAGCTGAAAGAATCATGTGAccctagaggaaaaaaaagccaagaatatttaattttagaaaactgACTCCCCCAACACACACATGTCCATGTTCACAGTAAACTGAGAAGTCCCACCTGCACGGCAGGATCACAGAAGAGTTATGCTCAAGTGTGAGTCTTTCAGACTGTCCTATACACCTTAAATTTCCCTCACTGCACAACAAGAGCTACGCTTAAGGTTCTCAGCTTGGACTGTTTTCTTGCATGAGCTCCCAATTTCAATGCACTCTGAAAATCATGATCATAAGACAAACATCAGTGGCAAAGGCAAATTTCCTTTTAACCTACCTTAATTTACAAATTATCAATCTACCTTCAAAGCATTCCCAGAGCCTGGTATATCACTAGTTTGAGATAAGACTCCAGCTTCATTGTCAGAATCTGaggctttattttcattttacctgCTAAATCTAATCATGACCTAACACACCAAAGCTCTTGCAACAGATACCTTTATTCATGTGATAGACAGAGTGATCTATCTGTACATGCACATGTCTTACCAGTACATCTCATTAAAGCCCCAAAATGGTAAATAAAGGATCATTAGTTTGAATAGCAAGCAACAAGTGGATGAACTTAGAGGGGAAACACTGTTACTGTGTGTTTAGATACCGGGCTCACATTAAACAGTTTTCCTGGCAGTGCCTTTGAATGACTAAGTACAGTGAATATAAAATTCACCTATAAAGACGACCAACCATCAAAATCACTAGTCCCTGACAAAACAATGAGTGTCTGAGAAGGCTCCTCTAACACAGCCTGCACCATGGCAGAGAAACTACATCTTCAGTACAAAATTTGTACTTCCTAAAAACCCCTCCAACTGAAATGCAGTAGTGAATGGAAACAAAACTCATTCATAGTAACACCTTTAGAGTCAATGAAATAGCCCATATCCCTAGGTTATCCAAGTCAATAACAGAACAAAGAGTAATAATAGGGCAGTGTATCTCAGTTTATCCCTGTACCAGAGCAGCATAAAGCAAAGATGGGCAGAAGCTGATCTACCACAGTCTGAGGTTTACCAGGGATTTCTAAGCATCTAACATCAGGCATCAGCATTCTGGCCAAGAAGCTGCAACCACTCCAGACACATTTCACTGTGAAGCCCTAGCCAGGAAAAACATTACAGGAGCTCTAACAGCTCTGcctcccttttttcttcaggGCAATAGATGAGTTTCTGCAGTGAGCCAAACCCCACGTGATAGCTGCACACCCACTGGAAGCGCAGGGAAAGCATCTTCATCTCCAGACACCACACACTTTTGTAGCTGCCCTGGGGGTACAGAGAGCTTGCACTATGCTGCCAAGTTCTACATTCCCTTTCCTCATGCCCCAGGTTTACTTATCCGTGCTTCTGGGACTGTACTTGCCTAGAATTCCCTCCTCTACCTCAGACTGCAACTCTgctaaaaaccccaaatcctcaTTTGTAATTTCCAGTTTTGAGACAACATTTGAGGTGTCCACAGCCACCTTTACTCAAACCTTTTATCTGTGTACCAGTGCTCACTAGAAGACTGATGCATCTCCTGTGATGCAAGGTCAGAGCTATAAACAAGATTATTGATCTCGACTCGATTATCTTGTCAGGATTTATTAATCCCAATGGAAGAACAGTCTGCACAAACAAACGTCAGTTTACAACAACCTAAAATGCACTCTAGCTCAATCTCAACTAGTTCAAAACTACTGAAAACGAACCATGAAGGTTAGTTTTCAGGCTTTACAAGTGAACACTAAAACTCATTCAATAAACTCTTCATGAATTCTTCAGTCTTTGAAAACATGCCTCTTACAGGGCTTTCCATTCAGTCTTCTAAAAACAAGTGGCAAGTAacaagctattttaaaaagatgtcaGCTTAAGAAGCTATTTAGTACCTGTCACAGTAAACTACATCAAAAAGTAGCTGTCAGTTTTAGAGTGACacctagatttttttcccccacttccAAGTGTGTAATCCCAAACAAAATACAGGATCAAACACCCAGCAGACATTTCAGAAGAAGCCATATAAGGCCTGGCTCATACTGCAAGCTGCAGCTCAGATATTTGAGTTTCACGCACTCCTCCGTGCAGCAGAATGAGCCTTTCAAGCTCCTCCAATGTTTGGAAAGTTGACTTCAATCACAAGGGGCTTGTCTTCAGCCTCTGAATGAGTCTCTTTGCATCAAGAATTCACAAGGcgttttgtttctctctgtgtgtatgcattgcatttttttccaggttcCGAGttgtattcattttaatttcttcctctgtttagGTCAGTGTAGAAAATTTAAGATGCTAGAATAAGGCTATaagcagcattattttcattttaactaaGACTGTGCAGCAGCCTCTAGAGAGCCGCCTACAGAAGTCACTCACACCATTATGCTCCCTCAGACAGTGTCACTGATAACTTTGGTTTATGAATGACAATTTTTTCTGGCATCAAATATATTGTTGTCAGCTCAGAGTTTAAGCAAATCCAAGCCAAGAAACAGCGTTTTTTCCTAAGCCCGATCACGTACATTACAGCTGCAAAAGCCCTCCTTTGCCGATTGCCACATACAAGACACATTTAAGGATATAAAGAACCAATTTCTCCTTGCACTCACAAACCAAATTCTACTTCTAGCTCTAGAAagcagcaataaagaaaaaagccacaagcATATTGCAACTTTTTCGCCACACTCCTTAACAAGGCAGCTGCTATTTGAGTAACTGAACTAGAT
Protein-coding regions in this window:
- the PLCXD2 gene encoding PI-PLC X domain-containing protein 2, whose product is MRSPAGKEGGRRRRRRGCAGALADNNADWMGSLPAALRSYPLSNLAIPGSHDSFSYWVDEKSPVGPDQATAIKRLARISLVKKIMKKWSVTQNLTFKEQLESGIRYFDLRVSSKPGEIGQEIYFIHGLFGIKVWDGLKEINTFLEQHPKEVIFLDFNHFYAMDDSHHFFLINRIRSAFGSKLCSVECVEYVTLQYMWEKKHQVLIFYHYRLCQEYPFLWPGNKMPAPWANTTNVRKLLQFLETTLEERSRYGTFHVSQAILTPRVRTIARNLIRGLKNTLVHRNLPMILNWVKAQKPGVKGVNIITSDFVELVDFAATVIALNDLLLEEDESATKS